A window of the Bacillus andreraoultii genome harbors these coding sequences:
- the arcC gene encoding carbamate kinase has protein sequence MTKERIVIALGGNAIQSGEATASAQQEALKLTANQLIEIVKLGYQVAITHGNGPQVGNILLQQINSDCSQTPAMPLDTCGAMSEGMIGYWLDNEIDVVLHKNKMDKDVVAIVTRVEVDPCDQAFESPSKPIGPFYTEEEVIKQMEETGAVFIEDAGRGWRKVVPSPKPISILEHRIIKKLVDNGNIVISAGGGGIPVYRNDGEIIGVEAVIDKDYASEKLAELIDADILLILTGVDYVFINYNKPNQKALVEVSVEEIKSYIEEGQFAKGSMLPKVEAAVQFVESKPGRKAIITSLEHAVDAMEGKYGTRIIS, from the coding sequence ATGACAAAAGAACGAATAGTTATTGCGTTAGGTGGAAATGCTATCCAATCCGGTGAGGCAACTGCAAGTGCACAACAAGAAGCATTAAAACTGACGGCAAACCAGTTAATTGAAATCGTTAAATTAGGGTATCAAGTGGCAATTACACATGGTAATGGTCCACAAGTAGGAAATATTCTTCTGCAACAAATTAATTCTGATTGCAGTCAAACACCTGCAATGCCTTTAGATACTTGCGGAGCGATGAGTGAAGGAATGATTGGCTATTGGTTAGATAATGAAATAGATGTCGTTCTTCATAAGAATAAAATGGACAAAGATGTTGTCGCAATTGTAACTCGGGTTGAGGTGGATCCTTGCGATCAAGCATTTGAAAGCCCCTCCAAGCCAATTGGCCCGTTCTATACAGAGGAAGAAGTGATAAAACAAATGGAGGAAACAGGGGCGGTTTTTATAGAAGATGCAGGGAGAGGATGGCGAAAAGTCGTACCGTCCCCGAAGCCAATTAGTATTTTAGAACATAGAATAATAAAAAAACTAGTTGATAACGGAAATATTGTCATCAGTGCAGGTGGAGGCGGTATTCCTGTCTATCGAAATGATGGGGAAATTATCGGTGTTGAAGCTGTCATTGATAAAGACTATGCTTCTGAAAAGTTAGCTGAGTTAATTGATGCTGATATACTCCTGATTCTTACTGGTGTTGATTATGTATTTATCAACTATAATAAACCTAATCAGAAAGCGTTAGTAGAAGTAAGTGTAGAAGAAATAAAGAGTTATATAGAAGAAGGACAGTTTGCAAAAGGGAGTATGTTACCAAAAGTTGAAGCTGCTGTTCAATTTGTCGAATCGAAACCTGGACGAAAAGCAATTATTACATCATTGGAACATGCGGTAGATGCAATGGAAGGAAAATATGGAACGAGAATTATTTCATAA
- the arcD gene encoding arginine-ornithine antiporter, with protein sequence METTSKKISLFSLTALVISSSIGGGVFGIASDLSSGSAVGPSLIAWLIVGLGILMLSLSFNNLISKRPDLVGMFSFAEAGFGPFWGFISGWGYWLSAWLGNVAFATMMMNAFAYFFPIFDDGQNIPSIILASLFMWSLTFIVNKGVESAALLNTVITICKLTPLFVFIVFGIFAFKLDIFTANFWGTVSHNFELHAVMSQIRNCMMVMMWVFVGIEGASILSTRAEKKSDAGKATVLGVLSLLAIYVMASIIPYGIMSQEQLAEMKQPSMAYVFESIVGPWGAAFINIGLIISLLGSWLSWTMLPGETALLMSRKGLLPKAFKYVNKAGAPTFALIVTAGLVQLFVFTFLFTDKAYNFAYSLCTASILICYLFVTLYQIKISYQNRHMKGEKQQFVIGMIAFVFQISAILLSGLIYLLICFIAYIPGVYFYIKARREDGEEIVLSTNEWIATAHIVVGALIAIGLIYTGFVQI encoded by the coding sequence ATGGAAACAACATCAAAGAAAATCAGCTTATTTTCATTAACCGCACTTGTTATTAGTTCCTCCATAGGTGGTGGAGTTTTCGGAATTGCCTCCGATTTATCAAGTGGTTCTGCAGTAGGACCTAGTTTAATTGCATGGCTTATTGTAGGACTTGGTATACTTATGCTATCACTGAGTTTTAATAACTTAATAAGTAAACGCCCGGATTTAGTAGGGATGTTTAGTTTTGCAGAAGCTGGGTTCGGTCCATTTTGGGGATTTATAAGCGGTTGGGGTTATTGGTTGTCTGCATGGCTTGGAAACGTCGCTTTTGCAACGATGATGATGAATGCATTTGCGTACTTCTTCCCAATATTTGATGATGGGCAAAATATTCCGTCAATCATTTTAGCCAGTCTATTTATGTGGTCACTAACTTTTATTGTTAATAAAGGGGTGGAGAGTGCCGCATTATTAAATACAGTTATTACGATATGTAAATTAACTCCATTATTTGTTTTTATTGTTTTCGGTATTTTCGCCTTTAAATTGGATATATTTACAGCAAATTTCTGGGGTACCGTTTCGCATAACTTTGAACTACATGCTGTAATGAGTCAAATTCGTAATTGTATGATGGTGATGATGTGGGTTTTTGTAGGGATTGAAGGTGCTTCAATACTATCTACAAGAGCTGAAAAAAAGAGTGATGCAGGTAAGGCAACTGTACTTGGGGTATTAAGTCTTTTAGCAATTTATGTAATGGCTTCAATCATCCCGTATGGAATTATGTCACAAGAGCAGTTGGCTGAAATGAAACAACCTTCGATGGCATATGTTTTTGAAAGTATTGTCGGTCCTTGGGGTGCAGCATTTATAAATATCGGCTTAATTATTTCACTACTAGGTTCATGGTTATCATGGACAATGCTTCCAGGAGAAACAGCACTATTAATGTCACGTAAAGGGTTATTACCAAAAGCTTTTAAATATGTAAATAAGGCAGGAGCACCGACATTTGCGTTAATCGTAACGGCAGGACTCGTCCAATTATTTGTTTTTACATTTTTATTTACTGATAAAGCTTATAACTTTGCCTATTCATTATGTACAGCTTCAATCTTAATTTGTTATTTATTTGTTACGTTATATCAAATAAAAATTTCCTATCAAAATCGGCATATGAAAGGTGAAAAGCAACAGTTCGTAATTGGAATGATTGCGTTCGTTTTCCAAATTAGTGCGATTTTACTATCAGGACTTATCTATCTATTAATTTGTTTTATCGCCTATATTCCTGGTGTCTATTTTTATATAAAAGCTCGGAGGGAAGATGGTGAGGAAATTGTGTTATCTACCAATGAATGGATTGCAACAGCGCATATTGTTGTTGGTGCACTAATTGCAATTGGGTTAATCTATACGGGTTTTGTGCAAATATAA
- the arcD gene encoding arginine-ornithine antiporter, whose translation MGEDKKLGLVALIALVIGSMIGGGAFNLAGDIALGANAGAVLIGWVITGIGIIALAFVFQNLASRKPDLDSGIYSYAKDGFGPFLGFNSAWGYWLSAWLGNVAYATLLFASIGYFFPTFAGGQNVASIIGASVALWFVHYLVLRGIHSAAFINTITTIAKIIPIFLFIIIAIIAFKWDTFTFDFWGDGSFSWGVVGEQVKSTMLVTLWVFIGVEGAVIMSGRAKRRSDIGKATVIGLVSVLLIYILISLLSLGIMPREELAELPNPAMAYILEDVVGKWGAIIINLGLIISVLGAWLGWTMFAAELPYVTAKDKMFPKWLAKENKNKAPVNALWLTNGLVQIFLITLLFSDKAYNFMFSLASSAILIPYMLSAFYQVKLTFTGETYEADRSRRKDKIIGIIASVYGIWLVYAAGVDYLLLTMLLYAPGIILYKWTIKENQIQVKETKLDKALMFIIAILGLWALIALLMGKISI comes from the coding sequence ATGGGTGAAGATAAAAAGCTTGGATTAGTTGCATTAATTGCATTAGTAATCGGTTCGATGATTGGTGGGGGAGCGTTTAATCTTGCTGGAGATATCGCTCTTGGCGCGAATGCAGGTGCTGTCTTAATCGGTTGGGTTATAACGGGAATTGGTATTATTGCATTAGCCTTTGTCTTTCAAAATTTAGCAAGTAGAAAACCTGACCTTGATAGTGGTATTTACAGCTATGCAAAAGATGGATTTGGACCATTTCTAGGATTTAACAGTGCATGGGGCTATTGGTTATCCGCATGGCTAGGTAACGTAGCATATGCAACATTGTTATTCGCTTCGATTGGATATTTTTTTCCAACATTTGCTGGAGGCCAAAATGTAGCCTCAATTATTGGTGCATCTGTAGCTTTATGGTTTGTTCACTATCTTGTCTTACGCGGTATTCATTCTGCAGCATTTATTAATACAATTACAACGATTGCAAAAATAATCCCTATCTTCTTATTTATCATAATTGCAATTATTGCATTTAAATGGGATACTTTTACTTTTGACTTTTGGGGAGATGGTAGTTTCTCGTGGGGAGTTGTTGGTGAACAAGTTAAAAGTACAATGTTAGTAACATTATGGGTATTTATTGGTGTTGAAGGTGCCGTCATTATGTCAGGAAGGGCAAAAAGACGTTCTGACATCGGTAAAGCTACGGTGATCGGTTTAGTTAGTGTACTTCTTATATACATTCTTATTTCACTATTATCACTAGGAATTATGCCAAGGGAAGAACTTGCTGAATTACCTAATCCTGCAATGGCCTATATTTTGGAAGACGTTGTCGGTAAGTGGGGAGCAATTATTATTAATCTCGGTCTTATCATTTCTGTATTGGGCGCATGGCTTGGCTGGACAATGTTTGCGGCTGAATTACCTTATGTGACTGCAAAAGATAAAATGTTTCCGAAATGGTTAGCGAAAGAAAATAAAAATAAAGCTCCTGTTAACGCATTATGGTTAACAAACGGTTTAGTACAAATCTTCTTAATCACATTATTATTCTCTGATAAAGCATATAACTTTATGTTTTCACTCGCATCATCAGCGATTTTAATTCCGTATATGTTATCAGCGTTCTACCAAGTAAAATTAACTTTTACTGGTGAAACGTATGAGGCAGATAGGAGTCGGAGGAAAGATAAAATAATCGGAATTATTGCTAGTGTTTATGGGATTTGGCTCGTTTATGCAGCTGGTGTTGATTATTTATTATTAACGATGTTGTTATATGCACCAGGTATTATATTGTATAAATGGACGATAAAGGAAAATCAAATACAAGTAAAAGAAACGAAATTAGATAAAGCCTTGATGTTCATTATTGCAATCCTTGGATTATGGGCTTTAATAGCGCTTCTTATGGGGAAAATTAGTATTTAA